The following coding sequences lie in one Sedimentibacter sp. MB35-C1 genomic window:
- a CDS encoding electron transfer flavoprotein subunit alpha/FixB family protein yields MTEKQYSGVLIFAEQKNKKIHKISYELLGKGRLLADELKCNLIALIMGPGEIDVQELIYRGADKVYHISDEEIFSIPDEVLYAENAVHLIDEIKPEICLFGATAFGRSLAPRIAALTGTGLTADCTDLRIDDDKKLIQIRPAFSENILAHIKSDAYPQMSTVRYREFNEAIRDENRKGDVVVAEPVKSVQNAVEILEEIEKDSINIADANVVVAAGASVKNSEDLNMIKELAELLGGEVGASRALVESGIISKEHQVGYSGNRVKPAVYIACGILGAPQHIAGMKESGIIIAINNDPSAPIFNIADYSIVGDMYKIVPEIINALRDKGIHTSLSGSE; encoded by the coding sequence ATGACAGAAAAGCAATATAGCGGAGTATTAATTTTTGCCGAACAGAAAAACAAAAAAATTCATAAGATTTCATATGAGCTTCTTGGGAAAGGAAGATTATTGGCTGATGAGCTCAAATGCAATCTAATTGCATTGATAATGGGACCGGGGGAAATAGATGTTCAAGAGCTCATATACAGAGGAGCCGACAAGGTATACCACATATCAGATGAAGAAATTTTCAGCATACCTGACGAGGTGTTGTATGCAGAAAATGCAGTCCACCTAATAGATGAAATAAAACCTGAAATTTGTCTGTTCGGTGCAACGGCATTTGGCAGAAGCCTGGCTCCTAGAATCGCAGCGTTGACAGGTACAGGTTTGACCGCAGATTGCACAGATTTAAGAATAGATGATGATAAAAAATTAATACAGATCAGGCCGGCATTCAGCGAAAATATTCTGGCTCACATAAAATCTGATGCATATCCTCAGATGTCGACGGTAAGATACAGAGAATTCAATGAAGCAATACGTGATGAGAATAGGAAAGGCGATGTAGTTGTTGCTGAACCGGTTAAATCGGTTCAAAATGCAGTTGAAATATTAGAAGAAATTGAGAAGGACAGTATAAATATAGCTGATGCAAATGTTGTGGTTGCCGCAGGAGCATCTGTAAAAAACTCAGAGGATCTTAACATGATTAAAGAGCTTGCAGAACTGCTGGGAGGAGAGGTAGGAGCATCAAGAGCATTAGTTGAATCAGGAATAATATCAAAAGAGCACCAGGTAGGATACAGCGGAAACCGAGTGAAACCTGCGGTTTACATTGCTTGTGGAATATTAGGCGCGCCGCAGCACATTGCAGGAATGAAGGAATCAGGAATTATAATTGCAATAAATAATGACCCATCAGCGCCAATATTCAATATTGCTGATTATTCGATTGTAGGAGATATGTATAAAATAGTGCCGGAAATTATAAATGCGCTAAGAGATAAAGGAATTCATACCAGCCTTTCAGGCTCGGAATAA
- a CDS encoding YgaP-like transmembrane domain, whose protein sequence is MKKIFPPTTKRIALNTNSATNANIKNNTLRRINIYKNSSDKILSDNIDKLNSEWDIDRIIEVRAASIVLASTIIGLTTNKKYWFMLSGTAGLFLMQHALQGWCPSVPIIRKLGIRTSEEINNEKIVYKMLRDDFSVKSANVEELHSVAEK, encoded by the coding sequence ATGAAAAAAATATTTCCACCTACAACAAAAAGAATAGCATTAAATACAAATTCAGCCACAAATGCAAATATAAAAAATAATACATTAAGAAGGATAAACATATATAAAAACAGCAGTGACAAGATATTGTCTGACAACATTGATAAGTTAAATAGCGAATGGGACATAGACAGGATTATCGAAGTACGTGCAGCAAGTATAGTTCTTGCAAGCACTATTATAGGACTAACAACAAATAAAAAATATTGGTTTATGCTTTCGGGAACAGCAGGTTTATTTTTGATGCAGCATGCTTTGCAAGGATGGTGCCCTTCTGTTCCTATAATAAGGAAATTGGGAATCAGAACTTCTGAAGAAATAAATAATGAAAAAATCGTATACAAGATGTTGAGAGATGACTTTTCTGTAAAATCAGCAAATGTTGAAGAATTGCACAGCGTTGCTGAAAAATAA
- a CDS encoding electron transfer flavoprotein subunit beta/FixA family protein: MKIIVLVKQVPDMEKVRFDREKGRIDRSSAGTEINPFDLNALEAALQIKENINASITALTMGPPQAEEALREAIARGADEGILLTDMKFGGSDVKATSCILSSGIKKIGEYDLIIAGIQTVDGDTGQVGPEIAGYLGIPHISNVELIERCSEKSIEAVSAVWESRYLKRGAYPILLTVTKDVNSPRLPSFKNKMKARKAEIVKWSYEDISEFINKDKIGAKGSPTKVKKIEMPPESTREGRLYSECDEKVVTDILNVLKERKILKEA; encoded by the coding sequence ATGAAAATAATAGTACTAGTAAAACAAGTACCTGATATGGAAAAGGTCAGATTTGACAGAGAAAAAGGAAGAATTGACAGATCTTCGGCGGGCACAGAAATTAATCCCTTTGATCTTAATGCGCTGGAGGCTGCGCTTCAAATTAAGGAAAATATAAATGCCAGCATTACAGCACTGACAATGGGACCTCCTCAAGCTGAAGAAGCATTGAGAGAAGCAATTGCACGAGGCGCAGATGAGGGAATTCTTCTTACAGACATGAAATTTGGCGGATCAGATGTAAAGGCCACATCGTGTATACTGTCTTCTGGTATTAAAAAAATAGGGGAATACGATTTAATAATTGCTGGCATACAGACTGTTGACGGAGATACCGGTCAGGTAGGACCTGAGATTGCAGGTTATCTAGGAATACCCCATATAAGCAATGTTGAGTTAATAGAAAGGTGCTCCGAAAAAAGCATAGAAGCTGTAAGTGCAGTTTGGGAAAGTCGGTATTTAAAAAGAGGAGCTTATCCCATATTGCTGACTGTAACAAAAGACGTAAACAGTCCCAGACTTCCGTCATTTAAAAACAAAATGAAAGCACGCAAGGCTGAAATAGTCAAATGGAGCTATGAAGATATAAGTGAGTTTATTAATAAAGACAAAATAGGAGCTAAAGGTTCACCCACAAAGGTGAAGAAAATAGAAATGCCTCCTGAATCAACCAGAGAAGGCAGATTATATTCCGAATGTGATGAAAAGGTAGTAACGGATATATTAAACGTTTTAAAAGAAAGAAAGATTCTTAAGGAGGCATAA
- a CDS encoding metallophosphoesterase family protein: MRYLKRLTKVYKNSPKINYDEDSKFIIMSDVHRGDGGWADSFSKNQNTFFAALTYYFNENYTYIELGDGDELWENRNINDIINAHSDAFWVLKKFHEKKRLHMIYGNHDIVKKYPFYVEKNLFQYFNQRDNEYCDLLRDIKIHEGLILQNKKNHNEIMLLHGHQVDFLNSDIWRVARFLVRYFWKPLENFCLHDVTRTAKNYKKKNDVAMKLSRWASKENKIMVAGHTHRPMFPKPGKPPYFNDGSCVHPRCITGIEISGGEITLIKWAIKSNSEKMLKVEREILAGPNKINDYFEKAR; this comes from the coding sequence ATGAGATATTTAAAGCGGTTAACAAAGGTCTATAAAAATTCTCCGAAAATAAATTATGACGAAGATTCAAAATTTATTATTATGAGTGATGTACATAGGGGAGATGGAGGTTGGGCAGATTCTTTCTCTAAGAATCAAAACACTTTTTTTGCTGCGTTAACATATTACTTCAATGAAAATTACACTTACATAGAGCTTGGGGATGGAGATGAACTGTGGGAAAACCGAAATATAAATGACATAATAAATGCACACAGCGATGCCTTTTGGGTCTTAAAGAAATTTCATGAAAAAAAAAGGTTACATATGATATATGGCAACCATGATATTGTCAAAAAATATCCATTTTATGTTGAAAAAAACTTGTTTCAATATTTTAATCAGAGAGACAATGAATATTGTGACCTGTTAAGAGATATTAAGATACATGAAGGATTAATTTTGCAGAATAAGAAAAATCATAATGAAATTATGTTGCTGCATGGTCATCAGGTAGATTTTTTAAATAGTGATATCTGGAGGGTTGCAAGGTTTCTGGTAAGATATTTTTGGAAACCTCTCGAAAATTTTTGCCTTCATGACGTAACAAGGACGGCAAAAAACTACAAAAAGAAAAACGATGTAGCGATGAAGCTTAGTCGGTGGGCGTCTAAAGAAAATAAAATAATGGTAGCTGGACACACCCATAGGCCTATGTTCCCAAAACCGGGGAAACCGCCATATTTTAATGATGGGAGCTGTGTACATCCAAGATGCATAACAGGAATAGAGATAAGTGGGGGAGAGATTACGCTGATAAAATGGGCTATAAAATCAAATAGCGAAAAAATGTTGAAGGTAGAAAGAGAGATATTAGCAGGCCCAAACAAGATAAATGACTATTTTGAAAAAGCAAGATAA
- a CDS encoding D-glycerate dehydrogenase: protein MKPKVYIAKKIPHFVEEYIGQHCDYEKYEGNGIESYDELIVKLKDKEGLLTVGTRVDENFLEHAPKLKVVSNISVGYNNFDIQAMKKRNIIGTNTPGVLNDTVADLVFALILSTARKVVQMDRYVREGMWNSAESEEMFGKDVHHATLGIIGMGRIGEDVAKRARYGFNMDVLYYNRSRKIEAEKTMGVKYADLNMLLQKSDFILIMTALTDETYHMIDKEQFNMMKDDAIFINASRGSTVNEKALIEALKNKKILGAGLDVYEQEPIDKCNPLLNMDNVVLLPHIGSATKKTRDDMAMLAAQNLVKALFKEVPPNVVPELK from the coding sequence ATGAAACCAAAGGTATATATTGCAAAAAAAATACCACATTTTGTGGAAGAGTACATAGGACAGCACTGTGATTACGAAAAGTATGAGGGAAACGGCATAGAAAGCTACGACGAACTTATTGTTAAGCTTAAAGACAAGGAAGGGCTGCTTACGGTAGGTACAAGGGTAGATGAAAATTTTCTTGAACATGCACCTAAGCTGAAGGTAGTCAGTAATATTTCTGTAGGTTACAATAATTTTGATATACAAGCCATGAAAAAAAGAAATATTATTGGTACTAATACTCCTGGCGTTCTTAATGATACTGTTGCTGATTTGGTTTTTGCACTTATTCTTTCAACTGCCAGAAAAGTTGTACAGATGGATAGATATGTAAGAGAAGGAATGTGGAACTCGGCTGAATCTGAAGAAATGTTTGGAAAAGATGTTCACCATGCGACCCTGGGCATCATAGGAATGGGAAGAATAGGAGAAGATGTGGCCAAAAGAGCACGTTACGGATTTAATATGGATGTATTGTATTACAACAGGTCAAGAAAGATTGAAGCTGAAAAAACAATGGGCGTAAAGTATGCAGATCTTAACATGCTTCTCCAAAAAAGTGATTTTATTTTGATAATGACAGCCTTGACAGATGAAACTTATCACATGATTGATAAAGAGCAATTTAACATGATGAAGGACGATGCTATATTTATTAATGCGTCGAGAGGATCAACCGTAAATGAAAAAGCATTAATAGAGGCACTGAAAAATAAGAAAATATTGGGAGCAGGTCTCGACGTATATGAACAGGAACCAATTGATAAATGCAATCCTCTGCTTAATATGGACAATGTTGTTTTACTTCCTCATATAGGGTCTGCCACAAAAAAAACTAGGGATGATATGGCAATGCTCGCAGCTCAAAATCTGGTTAAAGCGCTATTTAAAGAAGTTCCGCCAAATGTAGTGCCTGAGCTGAAGTAA
- a CDS encoding VanZ family protein yields the protein MLVSRKKLIGWIPSLIWMGIIFMFSSQPASQSNDLSTGFTKFVFEMLGKVLPFNVEISTINDFAVRFNHIARKSAHFCIYLILGLLVSGALTKNKYKGKLMLVSLIICALYAAGDEFHQSFVPGRGCQLKDVFIDSAGAYTGILFNKVLRSVIKST from the coding sequence ATGCTGGTAAGTAGAAAAAAATTAATAGGTTGGATTCCCAGTTTAATATGGATGGGAATAATATTCATGTTTTCATCGCAGCCTGCATCTCAGTCAAATGATTTGAGTACGGGTTTTACAAAGTTTGTTTTTGAAATGCTTGGAAAAGTGTTGCCTTTCAATGTAGAAATAAGTACGATAAATGATTTTGCTGTGCGGTTCAATCACATTGCGAGAAAGTCTGCACATTTTTGTATTTACCTTATTTTAGGGTTGTTGGTCTCAGGTGCACTTACTAAAAATAAATATAAAGGTAAATTAATGCTAGTTTCACTAATTATATGTGCGCTGTATGCTGCGGGAGATGAGTTTCACCAGAGTTTTGTACCAGGTAGAGGATGTCAGCTTAAGGATGTATTTATTGACAGTGCTGGAGCTTATACAGGTATCTTATTCAATAAGGTGCTGCGAAGTGTGATAAAGAGCACATGA
- a CDS encoding FAD-binding oxidoreductase, whose translation MDQKIIEKMHEIVGETWVVTDTEKVTVYCEDQTEKAVMPKVCTDCVVAKPSSSEEVSEILKYANENKIPVIARGGGTSLSGAAVAIMPSIIISTERMNKIIEVDETALTVECEAGVTLLQLVELFSKHESLYFPIHPGDEGAQVGGLVAMNAGGVRAVRYGVMRDQVKEIEVVLPTGEIIHFGGKLIKNNAGLDLKNLIIGSEGILGIVTKATLSLKPKDKYTGSLLVSFNDESDAVKSVTEIFKRGIRPLAVEYMEKSSILRAAKDIGMTWPSKEGKVDLYFIVSERKEDDLYDMYETIVGICEENNAADSFVAESTRDQKTILDIRSHVYPSMHDEMVDAIDAAVPISELVKYVNGIAFIAEKYNVEISTIGHIGDGNMHNSILNKGAVKPSNYDELVDEIFSLIIECNGALTGEHGIGKVRNSKLKFQFSDVELRLMNDIKKIFDPNGILNPGTAL comes from the coding sequence ATGGATCAAAAAATCATAGAAAAAATGCATGAAATTGTGGGAGAAACTTGGGTTGTAACTGATACGGAAAAAGTTACTGTTTATTGTGAAGATCAAACTGAAAAGGCTGTTATGCCAAAGGTATGTACAGACTGTGTGGTTGCAAAGCCTTCGTCTTCAGAAGAAGTATCTGAAATACTAAAATATGCCAACGAAAATAAAATCCCAGTTATAGCGCGTGGAGGAGGAACTTCACTTTCAGGAGCTGCAGTTGCAATTATGCCTAGTATAATTATCTCAACAGAAAGAATGAATAAGATAATAGAAGTTGATGAAACTGCCTTGACTGTTGAATGTGAAGCAGGAGTGACGCTGCTTCAGCTGGTTGAGCTGTTCAGCAAGCATGAAAGTTTATATTTTCCTATACATCCTGGTGATGAGGGAGCTCAAGTAGGAGGACTTGTTGCAATGAATGCTGGTGGCGTAAGGGCCGTAAGGTACGGGGTAATGAGAGACCAGGTAAAAGAAATTGAGGTTGTGCTTCCAACTGGTGAAATTATTCATTTCGGTGGAAAGCTCATAAAAAACAATGCTGGGTTGGATTTGAAAAACCTAATTATAGGAAGTGAGGGAATATTGGGGATAGTTACAAAAGCAACATTATCTCTTAAACCTAAAGATAAATATACCGGAAGCCTTTTAGTGTCATTTAATGATGAAAGTGATGCGGTTAAATCTGTAACTGAAATTTTTAAAAGAGGAATCAGACCTTTGGCGGTGGAATATATGGAGAAATCATCTATTTTGAGAGCAGCAAAGGATATTGGAATGACATGGCCTTCAAAGGAAGGTAAAGTTGACTTGTACTTTATTGTTTCAGAGAGAAAAGAGGACGACCTTTATGACATGTATGAAACGATAGTAGGTATATGCGAAGAAAATAATGCAGCTGATAGTTTTGTAGCTGAAAGCACAAGAGATCAAAAAACCATATTGGATATAAGAAGCCATGTTTATCCCAGCATGCATGATGAGATGGTGGATGCTATAGATGCTGCGGTTCCAATCAGCGAATTGGTGAAGTATGTAAATGGAATTGCATTTATAGCGGAAAAGTACAATGTAGAAATTTCAACCATAGGACACATTGGTGACGGTAATATGCACAACAGCATTCTTAATAAGGGAGCAGTTAAGCCTAGTAATTATGATGAATTGGTAGATGAAATTTTTTCTCTTATTATTGAGTGCAATGGAGCGCTAACAGGAGAACATGGCATAGGAAAAGTTAGAAATAGCAAACTAAAATTTCAGTTCTCTGATGTGGAGCTAAGATTAATGAATGATATTAAAAAGATTTTTGATCCGAACGGAATTTTAAATCCGGGAACGGCTCTATAA
- a CDS encoding S-layer homology domain-containing protein, with protein sequence MINRKFMMLIGTAMIVLLMLTAPAFGFDYTDHWAGETIQKWFNEKRISGYEDGSFKPNNSITRAEFITMVNKAYGFEETAEVEFNDIDGSEWYYLEIQKAVKAGYIVGDDNGEVRPSDEVSRQEVAAVICRINNISGSRDVSVFSDKNYIAEWAIDYVGAVASNGYMIGDNDSNFNPNNYITRAEVLVTLDRSINRDVEYAVISELSIEGAEMNQAFDEEKTVYNANASQDTSKIVFVADTVKGTVINFDSDTEGSEIIVSTASDIEGGIVCTAEVKLAELESTVVKITVSKEGIQDRTYSITINK encoded by the coding sequence ATGATTAATAGAAAATTTATGATGTTAATAGGAACAGCCATGATTGTATTATTAATGTTAACAGCTCCTGCTTTTGGATTTGATTATACTGATCATTGGGCTGGAGAAACTATACAAAAATGGTTTAATGAAAAAAGAATATCAGGGTATGAAGATGGTTCTTTCAAACCGAATAATTCTATAACTAGAGCTGAATTCATTACCATGGTAAACAAAGCATATGGTTTTGAAGAAACTGCAGAAGTAGAATTTAATGATATTGACGGGAGTGAATGGTATTACTTAGAAATACAAAAGGCTGTTAAGGCTGGATATATTGTGGGAGATGATAATGGAGAAGTAAGACCTTCAGATGAAGTATCAAGACAGGAAGTTGCGGCTGTTATCTGCAGAATAAATAACATTTCAGGCAGTAGAGATGTATCTGTGTTTTCAGACAAGAATTATATTGCTGAATGGGCGATTGATTACGTTGGTGCAGTTGCAAGTAATGGATACATGATCGGAGATAACGATAGTAACTTTAATCCTAATAATTACATAACGAGAGCAGAAGTGTTGGTAACATTAGACAGATCGATAAATAGGGATGTTGAATATGCCGTAATATCTGAATTATCAATAGAAGGTGCAGAAATGAACCAGGCTTTTGATGAAGAAAAAACTGTATATAATGCAAATGCATCACAAGATACTTCAAAGATTGTATTTGTAGCTGACACGGTGAAAGGAACGGTAATTAATTTTGATTCGGATACAGAAGGTTCAGAAATAATTGTGAGTACAGCATCAGATATAGAAGGTGGTATTGTTTGTACGGCAGAAGTCAAGCTGGCTGAATTGGAAAGTACGGTTGTTAAAATAACAGTGTCCAAGGAAGGAATTCAAGACAGAACATACTCAATAACAATAAACAAATAA
- a CDS encoding EAL domain-containing protein yields the protein MFLKIKKLKNFQKFFLIFSYLLSAIIAALVYYTGGTAKVYANLMYITISTASSTNGRKRGIVHALFSSLLVGPLMPLDVSSGEAQEPQNWIIRMLIYVTISFILGLIYDYNQKYEVYITDILTHDPVTKLKNMQALKQNDIKFGDKVIVSISVKGYSEMVSVFGCDFTGKIVSEFSKILKSAFLDYDGIELYKHEGMDFIFILTEDMYPENSNVTEKIFEVVEKISSESLIVEQIPIYIEIATGIANLRKDEMISEGVRHSLMALEHAKAKNIKHLIYDKSLENHYKKIQMIASSFRHALVNNDIKIASQNIYSSKTGNVHSVELLARWVTKDGSRIYANEFIPVIEKTELMSELTKHLIDYAVDGISKGKFQNIVSINFSAVDFNDNVMEYIISAVRKNNIPKERLQIEITESHFIDKKTIYNYLIKLNSIGIVIAIDDFGTGYSSYQYISELPIDVVKIDKSLIEKIAVSNISKSVVKSIINFCKIHNFTTVGEGVETKEIADICRDIEIDYLQGYYFHKPTIL from the coding sequence ATGTTTCTAAAAATAAAAAAACTAAAAAATTTTCAAAAGTTTTTTCTTATTTTCTCTTACCTATTGTCTGCTATAATAGCAGCACTCGTTTATTATACCGGAGGCACAGCCAAGGTATACGCAAACTTAATGTATATTACCATATCCACAGCATCCTCGACTAATGGAAGAAAAAGAGGTATTGTTCATGCTTTGTTCAGCTCATTGCTGGTCGGGCCTCTTATGCCTCTGGATGTATCGTCAGGAGAAGCCCAAGAACCTCAAAATTGGATAATAAGAATGCTTATATATGTTACTATATCCTTTATACTTGGTCTCATTTATGATTATAATCAAAAATATGAAGTATATATAACTGATATACTCACTCATGACCCCGTAACAAAACTTAAAAATATGCAGGCTCTAAAACAAAACGATATTAAATTCGGAGATAAAGTTATTGTTTCAATTTCTGTAAAAGGCTATAGCGAAATGGTCAGTGTATTTGGCTGCGATTTTACAGGTAAAATCGTATCTGAATTTTCCAAAATTCTTAAATCCGCTTTTCTAGATTACGACGGCATAGAATTGTATAAACATGAAGGGATGGATTTTATTTTTATATTAACCGAGGACATGTATCCTGAAAACAGCAATGTAACCGAAAAAATATTTGAAGTGGTTGAAAAAATAAGCAGTGAGTCACTGATTGTCGAGCAAATTCCAATATATATTGAAATAGCTACAGGTATTGCTAATTTAAGAAAAGATGAGATGATTTCGGAAGGGGTCAGGCACTCTCTGATGGCTTTGGAACATGCTAAGGCCAAAAATATTAAACACCTGATATATGATAAATCTCTTGAAAACCATTACAAAAAAATACAGATGATTGCCAGCAGCTTCAGACATGCTCTAGTAAATAATGATATTAAAATAGCTTCTCAGAATATTTATTCATCTAAAACCGGTAACGTTCACAGCGTTGAACTTCTTGCAAGATGGGTAACTAAAGATGGCTCCAGAATATATGCAAATGAATTTATTCCGGTAATCGAAAAAACCGAATTGATGAGTGAACTTACAAAGCACCTTATTGATTACGCTGTAGATGGAATATCCAAAGGTAAATTTCAAAATATCGTATCAATTAATTTTTCTGCCGTAGACTTTAATGACAATGTTATGGAATACATTATCTCTGCAGTCCGAAAAAACAATATTCCTAAAGAGCGTTTACAGATTGAAATAACAGAAAGTCACTTTATCGATAAAAAAACTATATACAATTATCTTATTAAGCTGAACAGCATAGGAATAGTTATTGCTATTGATGACTTCGGGACAGGATATTCATCATACCAGTATATAAGCGAGCTTCCAATAGATGTTGTAAAAATTGACAAGTCTCTTATAGAAAAAATCGCAGTGAGCAACATTTCCAAATCTGTTGTTAAATCAATAATTAATTTCTGCAAAATTCACAATTTTACAACAGTTGGTGAAGGTGTAGAAACGAAAGAAATTGCAGATATCTGTAGGGATATCGAAATAGACTATTTGCAGGGATACTATTTCCACAAGCCTACCATATTGTAG
- a CDS encoding DUF1540 domain-containing protein produces MEFKAQKMDHHNPGVKCVVNTCHYYAQGDYCNADRIEVHHRNAKNSQETDCATFSPK; encoded by the coding sequence ATGGAATTTAAAGCACAAAAAATGGATCACCACAACCCGGGCGTGAAATGTGTTGTTAACACATGTCATTATTATGCACAGGGAGATTATTGTAATGCTGACAGAATTGAGGTTCATCACCGCAATGCAAAAAACTCTCAGGAAACAGACTGTGCAACATTCTCTCCTAAATGA
- a CDS encoding zinc dependent phospholipase C family protein, with amino-acid sequence MGAIEKSYGYLYKKVVKAVNPLKKKVVKTECIVHKFINNQALEILKKDGHENIYRMLSKYAVNINEGVVWADQDFKSSNHFFNPNTKRGLYGNSNAKIECLSYYNRAIREYMAGDVKTAMFFLGASCHLIQDLTIPQHANVELLHSHRSYENWVIKMYNKHQKFKVEKGGIYLNTVEGYIFFNTKKALETYRKYSCINNEHIRFNKITSIVLVVAQKTTAGLMHNFFYDIQRLTALNMRRSFIK; translated from the coding sequence ATGGGAGCTATTGAAAAATCATACGGATATTTGTACAAAAAGGTAGTTAAGGCAGTCAATCCTTTAAAAAAGAAAGTTGTAAAAACAGAATGCATAGTACATAAATTTATAAACAATCAGGCATTAGAAATATTAAAAAAAGACGGGCATGAAAATATTTACAGGATGCTGAGCAAGTATGCTGTAAATATAAATGAAGGGGTTGTATGGGCTGATCAGGATTTTAAAAGCAGTAATCATTTTTTTAACCCTAATACTAAAAGAGGGTTGTATGGAAACAGCAATGCAAAAATAGAATGCCTGTCATATTATAACAGAGCAATAAGGGAATATATGGCTGGGGATGTGAAAACTGCAATGTTTTTTCTTGGAGCATCATGTCACCTTATACAGGATTTGACTATTCCTCAGCATGCTAATGTGGAACTTTTGCACAGCCATCGATCTTACGAAAACTGGGTTATAAAAATGTACAATAAGCATCAGAAATTTAAAGTTGAAAAAGGGGGAATATATCTAAATACGGTTGAGGGGTATATATTTTTTAACACTAAAAAAGCGCTGGAGACATATCGTAAATATTCCTGCATTAATAATGAACATATAAGATTCAATAAAATTACTTCCATAGTGCTGGTTGTAGCTCAAAAGACAACAGCAGGTTTAATGCATAATTTCTTTTATGACATACAGAGGTTGACCGCACTTAATATGCGGAGAAGCTTTATCAAATAA
- a CDS encoding DMT family transporter, whose product MKTREVRSVLILLLTAAIWGFAFVAQRVGMQHVGAFTFNGARFALGSLSLLPVIYFFGKKSKDSDKSDNKSIPKESDLKLTIIAGMIAGSVLFMGASLQQVGLIYTTVGKAGFITSLYIVIVPIYGIFLKQKTHYTTWIGAFTAVVGLYLLSINESFEIEFGDLLEIIGAFFWAAHIQLIDRFAKKVDVIKLSSFQFATCSVLSFIVAFLYEDVSLLGLSDALIPILYGGVMSAGVAYTLQAIGQKSAKPSHAAIALSMEAVFAAIGGALLLNEVLPARGYMGCALMLLGMLITQYENIRKTPDIHKDTAK is encoded by the coding sequence ATGAAAACTCGAGAAGTAAGATCAGTGCTTATATTGCTGCTGACAGCCGCAATATGGGGATTTGCATTTGTTGCCCAAAGAGTTGGAATGCAGCATGTTGGAGCATTTACATTTAATGGAGCCAGGTTTGCCTTGGGAAGTTTATCGCTACTGCCAGTGATTTATTTTTTTGGAAAAAAATCAAAAGATAGCGATAAATCCGACAATAAATCAATACCTAAAGAATCGGATTTAAAATTGACAATAATTGCCGGCATGATTGCAGGAAGTGTTTTGTTTATGGGTGCTTCACTTCAGCAAGTGGGACTAATTTACACAACTGTGGGAAAAGCAGGATTTATAACAAGTCTTTACATAGTAATTGTTCCTATCTATGGAATATTTCTAAAACAAAAAACTCATTATACAACTTGGATAGGCGCTTTTACAGCCGTCGTAGGACTTTATCTTCTAAGTATAAACGAGAGCTTTGAAATAGAGTTCGGAGATTTATTGGAAATTATTGGTGCGTTCTTCTGGGCAGCACATATACAGCTGATAGATAGGTTTGCAAAAAAAGTTGATGTAATTAAGCTTTCAAGCTTTCAATTTGCAACATGTTCTGTATTAAGCTTTATAGTTGCTTTCTTATATGAAGACGTAAGTCTTTTAGGTTTATCTGATGCATTGATACCTATTTTATACGGAGGTGTAATGTCCGCCGGAGTTGCATATACTCTTCAGGCCATAGGACAAAAGTCGGCAAAACCGTCACACGCAGCCATAGCACTAAGTATGGAAGCAGTGTTTGCTGCAATCGGAGGCGCTTTGCTGCTTAATGAAGTACTTCCCGCAAGAGGATACATGGGCTGCGCTCTAATGCTTTTGGGAATGCTTATAACTCAATACGAGAACATAAGGAAAACCCCGGATATTCACAAGGATACCGCTAAATAA